Proteins from a single region of Pseudomonas sp. 10S4:
- a CDS encoding aldose 1-epimerase codes for MTPTILELEDNLTRLTLAPELGASIVNWTVRSTGQPLLRHNDSHALNTGLPGKLGCYPLAPWSNRIAEGGFDCPDGWLALTPNSLTDPLPIHGSAWQQSWQIISHTRDEAVLQLDSATPFAYRARQRFQLSEGKLSIELTVSHLAESAAWHGLGLHPYFPRTASTRLQARAKRVWLCNESKLPTQLIPLPAEWDFQQPKALPGTLVDNGFCEWDGHCLIQQPDLGYELECQATGSDYYLLYCPVDLGFFCIEPVSHPVNAHHLPGRPGLVLLEQGESTELGFSLQYREFSYPSN; via the coding sequence ATGACACCGACGATTCTCGAACTCGAAGATAACCTCACCCGCCTTACCCTCGCCCCCGAGCTCGGCGCGAGCATTGTCAACTGGACGGTACGCAGCACTGGCCAACCACTGCTACGCCACAACGACAGCCATGCACTCAACACCGGCCTGCCCGGCAAACTCGGCTGTTACCCATTGGCCCCCTGGTCCAACCGCATCGCCGAAGGTGGTTTCGACTGCCCGGACGGGTGGCTGGCCCTGACGCCCAACAGCCTCACCGATCCCTTGCCGATCCACGGCAGCGCCTGGCAGCAGTCGTGGCAAATCATCTCCCACACCCGCGATGAAGCCGTCCTGCAACTCGACAGCGCCACGCCATTCGCCTATCGCGCCCGGCAACGTTTCCAGTTGAGTGAAGGCAAGCTGAGCATCGAATTAACCGTCAGCCATTTGGCCGAAAGCGCCGCGTGGCATGGTCTCGGGTTGCACCCTTACTTTCCACGCACCGCCAGCACCCGGCTACAGGCAAGAGCCAAGCGCGTCTGGTTGTGCAACGAATCGAAACTGCCAACCCAACTCATCCCGTTACCCGCCGAATGGGATTTCCAGCAGCCCAAGGCCTTACCCGGAACGCTGGTGGACAACGGTTTCTGCGAATGGGATGGCCATTGCCTGATCCAGCAACCGGATCTGGGTTATGAGCTGGAATGCCAAGCCACCGGCAGCGATTACTACCTGCTGTATTGCCCAGTGGACCTGGGATTTTTCTGTATCGAACCGGTGAGTCATCCGGTCAACGCACATCACTTGCCTGGTCGACCAGGGTTGGTGTTGCTGGAACAAGGTGAGTCAACCGAACTCGGTTTCAGCCTGCAATACCGCGAGTTCAGCTACCCCAGCAACTGA
- a CDS encoding NahK/ErcS family hybrid sensor histidine kinase/response regulator has translation MAKPSDEQQRALAGLLGLGSHSARKSHYPELAARLDELEAERNRYKWLFENAVHGIFQASLLEGMRAANPALARMLGYDDPQEVLFSLADLASNLFIGGAKELASIGEILKTERSLHGYETQLRRKDGSSLDVLMNLLLKPDQEGLVEGFVADITERKLAQQRLQQLNDELEQRVTARTDELLEANRNLQQQITQRKQIAQALRDARDAAEAANRSKDKYLAAASHDLLQPLNAARLLISTLRERQLPDVEQVLVERTHQALEGAEDLLTDLLDISRLDQAAVKPDVALYRLDELLAPLVSEFQSVAEAAGLNLRVHMGDFAINTDLRLMTRILRNFLSNACRYTDEGCILLGARRRGEMLRLEVWDTGRGIAADRLDSIFLEFNQLDVGRAADRKGVGLGLAIVERIAKILGYRIQVRSWPGRGSVFSIDVPISHEVPLPISLAAPQPSTGNPLPGRRLLVLDNEISILESMSALLGQWGCDVVIATDELSALAALQGRAPELILADYHLDHGVVGCDVVRHLREHFDQVIPAVIITADRTDQCRRSLQQLDAPLLNKPVKPGKLRAVLSQLLG, from the coding sequence ATGGCGAAGCCCTCTGACGAACAGCAACGGGCGCTGGCGGGGTTACTGGGATTAGGCAGCCACTCGGCGCGCAAGAGTCATTACCCGGAACTCGCCGCGCGGCTGGATGAACTGGAGGCCGAGCGCAATCGCTACAAATGGCTGTTCGAAAACGCCGTCCACGGGATCTTCCAGGCCAGCCTGCTGGAAGGCATGCGCGCCGCCAACCCGGCGCTGGCGCGGATGCTCGGCTACGACGATCCACAAGAGGTGCTGTTCTCCCTGGCCGATCTGGCCAGCAACCTGTTTATCGGCGGTGCCAAAGAGCTGGCCAGCATCGGCGAAATCCTCAAGACCGAACGCAGCCTGCACGGCTATGAAACCCAATTGCGACGCAAGGACGGCAGCAGCCTCGACGTGCTGATGAACCTGTTGCTCAAACCTGATCAGGAAGGGCTGGTGGAAGGTTTTGTCGCTGACATCACCGAACGCAAACTCGCCCAGCAACGTCTGCAACAACTCAACGATGAGCTTGAACAACGAGTCACCGCCCGCACCGACGAGTTGCTGGAAGCCAACCGCAACCTGCAACAGCAAATCACCCAGCGTAAACAGATCGCCCAGGCTTTGCGCGATGCCCGGGACGCCGCCGAGGCCGCCAATCGCAGCAAGGACAAATACCTCGCCGCCGCCAGCCATGACCTGCTGCAACCGCTCAACGCCGCGCGGCTGCTGATCTCGACCTTGCGCGAGCGTCAGTTGCCCGACGTCGAACAGGTGTTGGTGGAACGCACTCACCAGGCCCTGGAAGGGGCCGAGGATTTGCTCACCGATTTGCTGGATATTTCCCGGCTTGATCAAGCCGCGGTGAAACCGGACGTCGCGCTTTACCGCCTCGACGAATTGCTCGCGCCGCTGGTGTCCGAGTTCCAGTCCGTGGCCGAGGCGGCGGGGTTAAACCTGCGGGTGCACATGGGTGATTTCGCGATCAACACCGACCTGCGTCTGATGACGCGGATTTTGCGCAACTTCCTCAGCAACGCCTGCCGTTACACCGACGAGGGCTGCATCTTGCTCGGGGCTCGCCGTCGGGGTGAAATGCTGCGACTGGAAGTCTGGGACACCGGGCGTGGGATTGCGGCGGATCGGCTCGACTCGATTTTCCTCGAGTTCAACCAACTGGACGTCGGCCGTGCTGCCGACCGCAAAGGCGTCGGTCTGGGGCTGGCCATTGTCGAGCGCATCGCGAAGATTCTCGGCTACCGGATTCAGGTGCGTTCTTGGCCCGGACGCGGCTCGGTGTTCAGCATCGACGTGCCAATCTCCCATGAGGTGCCTTTACCGATCAGTCTGGCCGCACCGCAGCCGAGCACCGGCAATCCATTGCCGGGCAGACGCTTACTGGTACTGGACAATGAAATCAGCATTCTGGAAAGCATGAGCGCGTTGCTCGGGCAATGGGGCTGCGACGTGGTCATCGCCACGGATGAGCTCTCTGCGCTAGCGGCGTTGCAGGGGCGCGCGCCGGAACTGATTCTGGCGGATTATCACCTCGATCACGGGGTGGTGGGCTGCGACGTGGTGCGGCATTTGCGCGAGCATTTCGATCAGGTGATTCCGGCGGTGATCATCACCGCCGATCGCACCGACCAGTGCCGCCGCTCCTTGCAGCAGCTCGACGCGCCGCTGCTGAATAAACCGGTAAAACCCGGCAAGTTGCGCGCGGTGTTGAGTCAGTTGCTGGGGTAG